A segment of the Fibrobacter succinogenes subsp. succinogenes S85 genome:
TCCTGAAATGTGGGGCCCGACAACGGGCTATCGCGTGCGTACTGGTTATGATAATGGGACGAATACTTCGGGTATTTGGACGGTGAAAACATATCCTGAAGATGCTCATATTGTTATGAAATGGCCTGGGAACGCAACTACAGAATATGATTCGATGGCGCTTGCCGACGTGATTGATAGTTGTGGCGGTAGTTTGTGCGGAACAGCGCTGTTTATGGGAACAAATGATATTCCTAATAGTGATTATTATCGTAAAAATCAACGTAGAGAACTTCATTTTGAATTTTATCTTGCCGGTAAAGATGCATCCGGAAAGTTTGAAAGTGTTGATGCTCGCGATATGGGCGGCATTTGCATTTCGTATTCGGGTCACTTTTACTTGTTGCAACTTATCCCTGATGATTCGCTTGCTGCACTGATGGATGCCACTGTTTACGATGATTATATATGCGGTATGGGAACTGTTTCTAAGACAGATACAAGTGTTAGGGAACTATGCTTTTCATGGGACAATTTTACATTTAATGCAAGTCATGGCCGGGTTCCTGGAAAAATTTATCCATCGAATTATGATGTCGTTTCCCATTTAAAGGGTTTCCGTTTTGTGCTTGATGGATATTTTTATAAAGAAGGTTTTGAAAAGGATTTTAAGATTGCAGGGATAAGTCGCTATAATACGCCTAGAGTTCCTACAAACAACCTTCATCCAGTCAGAACGGATTGTGAACCCGTTTCTGTGATGAGTTCCGTCTGTGAATGTGATTATGCAGATGATAGAATAGATGTTTTAAAAGGAGATAGTGTTTTCAGCAGTTATTATTACTTAATGCAAAATCTTGGCGATGGTGTTGATTCCCTTTCCGAACCAGCGAAGGCTTGTTTTGAAAGCACAACACAAGAATTGGTTGCTTTCTTTGACAAGAAAATGTCCATAAGGGAAAAGCCTTGCGACAACCCGATTCCTCATGAGGTTATGTGTACTGACGGTACGACAAGTGAAACGCTTGAGTATACTGAATTCATGGCAGAATTCAATGATAGGCTTGCAATGTCCTACCAGGATGCTAGCGCAATCGCTGATTCTCTATATGCTCATTGCATGTCGTTAAATAATTGAATCGTAATTGAATCATAAAAACGAGTTGGGGTGAAATATGAAGGTTTCTAAAATTGCTTATGCCATGTTGGTGGCTGTAACGTTGACTGCTTGCTCGGATGTCGGTGATTTGGTGACGGATCCTGCCCTGAGTGAACAAGATAATCGCGTAGCTCTTGACAATATCACGGTCGAAGGCCATGCCTCGCATCTATCTGCATCGACCGCAACAAATTCAACGATGTTGCGACGTGTGGCGGATGCGGGTACCATGGTAAGGATGGCGGAACTGGATTCCGTTACCTTGGATACAACGGGAGTGGTGTTCTATAGTCGCTGCGATGGCTCTACGGGTGAGTTTGCGTTTGACCATGTCTCACTTCGTGGCCCGTATGTGAAAATTGAACTCGCTCCGTATGCGGAAAGCGAATCTTGGCAATGGAACGGTTCCTGGTCTTTTGATTTGTATGATCACGAAAGAGACCGCTTTGTAGCGACGTATAGCGTGATTGTTGATTTGAGAAAGTCAAGGACCGTTGATATAAACGCGATGACGTTTTTGGAAACTTTTCGTTTGCACCGTTTAGTCCGCTCGGGTCGCAGTTTGGCCGATGCCAAGGAACGTGCCGATAAAGAAATCATGAGTGCAGTTGGGCTTTCTGGCGAAACTTTTGATTTTGACAAAAGAGAATATGTTCGTAATCAAGACCACCAAATTGTCAATAACCTGCTAGAGAATTTGATTATTGAGTGGTCGTCCTATGCATCGCCATTGCAGGTTGCAAATGCGTTTGGCAACAAGGGCACGCTTTCAACGGAGAATCCGATTAGGGAATTCTTTGTTGATGAACTAAACGTGTGGAAAGAACAATATCCTGATAGCGACAGCGCCATTGATTATATAAACAGGTTTATAGACGCTCTTCAAGTAAAGTAAAAAACGATAGGAATGTAAGGAGAGAAAAAAAGCGGCCGGAGAAATCCGGTCGCTTTTCCTTTAAAGAAGGGAGATTCCCGGTCAAGCCGGGAATGACAATGTCATTAAGCGAGAGCCTTGATGATAGCATCACCCATACCAGTCGTGCCGACCTTAGTGCAGCCTTCCTGGTAGATATCGCCAGTGCGGTAGCCCTGAGCGATGACCTTTTCGCAAGCAGCTTCGATAGCCTTGGCCGCTTCTTCTTCCTTGAAGGTGTAGCGGAGCATGAGGGCCACGGAGAGGATCTGTGCGAGCGGGTTTGCAATACCCTTGCCTGCGATGTCCGGAGCAGAACCACCGGCCGGTTCGTAGAGACCGAAGGAACCTTCGGCGATAGAAGCGGACGGGAGGAGGCCCATGGAACCGGTGAGCATTGCGCATTCGTCGGTGAGGATGTCGCCGAAGAGGTTCGGGCAGAGGAGCACGTCGAATTCACGCGGGCGCTTGAGGAGCTGCATAGCAGCGTTGTCCACGTAGAGGTGTTCGAGAGTGAGTTCCGGATAGTCCTTGATGACTTCGTTCACGACTTCGCGCCAGAGCACGCTCGTGGTGAGCACGTTGGCCTTATCGATAGAAGCGACCTTCTTGTTGCGGAGCATAGCGGCGTCGAAAGCGAAGCGGGCAATGCGTTCAACTTCGTAGCGGCTGTACTTCATGGTGTCAAAGCCGATTTCTTCCTTGGAGCCCGGAACGCCTTCGCGGCCCTTCGGCTGGCCAAAGTAAACGTCACCCGTCAGTTCGCGGACGGTGAGGATGTTGAAACCGTCGCCGACGATGTCAGCGCGGAGCGGGCATGCGCCTGCGAGTTCCTTGTAAACGCGGGCCGGGCGGAGGTTGCAGAAAAGCTTGAAGTG
Coding sequences within it:
- the leuB gene encoding 3-isopropylmalate dehydrogenase, encoding MSKNYKIAVLPGDGIGPEVMKEAVRVLDVVSKKFGFDVNAEWANVGGAAYDESGSPLPESTLKLGEASDCILFGSVGGPKWEHLPPNLQPERGALLPLRKHFKLFCNLRPARVYKELAGACPLRADIVGDGFNILTVRELTGDVYFGQPKGREGVPGSKEEIGFDTMKYSRYEVERIARFAFDAAMLRNKKVASIDKANVLTTSVLWREVVNEVIKDYPELTLEHLYVDNAAMQLLKRPREFDVLLCPNLFGDILTDECAMLTGSMGLLPSASIAEGSFGLYEPAGGSAPDIAGKGIANPLAQILSVALMLRYTFKEEEAAKAIEAACEKVIAQGYRTGDIYQEGCTKVGTTGMGDAIIKALA